One stretch of Hemibagrus wyckioides isolate EC202008001 linkage group LG01, SWU_Hwy_1.0, whole genome shotgun sequence DNA includes these proteins:
- the LOC131360080 gene encoding nuclease EXOG, mitochondrial-like gives MAPGLKYVRFFGGFVCGVTVSTGACVAAVKLYLQPGESTQEKESATQRLIKLYGLPVDGSETRYYTNHILSYDQSRRTPRWVVEHLSEEKLLGKAERKHCKFKPDPSIPELFTAHNEDYLGSGWSRGHMAPAGNNKFSEQSMAETFYLTNIVPQNYENNAGFWNRLEMYCRELTERFRDVWVISGPLTLPQTGEDKKKIVSYQVIGKDDVAVPTHLYKVILVKKDLSSDALALGAFVVPNAPIGFDHQLKEYQVSLTQLERMSGLTFFPELHKSQSVKNLCMLDSCELMDFKRFTLYITSRKVRGVRSLAKLEKMMTELKEAGITPDEYLTKMYFEKKQELLEKESSQVR, from the exons atggctcCTGGTCTTAAATATGTGCGATTTTTTGGTGGTTTTGTGTGTGGAGTTACTGTCAGCACTGGCGCCTGCGTGGCTGCAGTTAAACTGTATCTTCAGCCTGGAGAGTCCACACAGGAGAAAG AGAGTGCAACGCAGAGACTCATTAAGCTCTATGGGCTCCCTGTGGATGGCTCTGAGACCAGATACTATACCAACCACATCTTGTCGTACGATCAGAGCCGAAGGACACCAAGATGGGTGGTTGAACACCTGTCTGAAGAAAAACTACTTG GAAAAGCAGAGAGAAAGCACTGCAAATTCAAGCCAGACCCCAGCATCCCAGAGCTGTTCACAGCACACAATGAAGACTACCTCGGCAGCGGCTGGTCTCGAGGACACATGGCACCAGCTGGCAACAATAAATTTTCAGAG caatcaatggcggAGACGTTCTATCTGACTAATATTGTCCCACAGAATTATGAAAACAACGCCGGGTTCTGGAACAG GTTGGAGATGTATTGCAGAGAGCTGACCGAGAGGTTCAGAGACGTGTGGGTGATTTCAGGGCCGCTTACTCTTCCACAAACAGGAGAGGATAAAAAGAAAATCGTCTCTTATCAG GTGATCGGAAAAGACGACGTCGCCGTGCCCACTCATCTTTACAAAGTGATCCTCGTGAAGAAAGATCTTTCGTCTGACGCGCTGGCTCTCGGTGCATTCGTAGTGCCGAACGCTCCGATCGGGTTCGATCATCAGCTGAAGGAGTACCAGGTGAGCCTCACACAGCTGGAGAGAATGTCAGGCCTGACCTTCTTCCCTGAACTGCACAAGAGCCAGAGTGTGAAGAACCTTTGCATGCTGGACTCCTGTGAGCTCATGGACTTTAAGCGTTTCACGCTGTACATTACCAGCCGTAAGGTGAGGGGGGTCAGATCCTTGGCGAAGCTGGAGAAGATGATGACAGAGCTCAAGGAAGCCGGTATCACTCCTGATGAATACTTGACTAAAATGTACTTTGAAAAGAAACAAGAACTCTTGGAAAAGGAAAGCTCACAGGTCAGATAA